One genomic region from Bacillus aquiflavi encodes:
- a CDS encoding tryptophan transporter, giving the protein MSAKNIVILSLLVGIGAVLHAVVPGIFLSMKPDMMLTMMFLGIILFPDKQSVLLLGIVTGLISGITTTFPGGLIPNIIDKPVTAFIFFILLLAIKKFHFSIISISILTALGTIISGIIFLSSAYFIVGLPGAFTALFAAVVLPAALVNTIVMLILYPIAISIFKRTKLAEQTK; this is encoded by the coding sequence TTGAGTGCAAAAAACATTGTAATTCTATCTTTATTAGTAGGAATAGGTGCAGTTCTCCATGCTGTTGTTCCGGGAATATTTCTGTCAATGAAACCAGATATGATGTTGACAATGATGTTTTTGGGAATTATTTTATTTCCTGATAAACAGAGCGTTCTTTTACTTGGAATTGTAACGGGCTTAATATCTGGAATCACCACTACCTTTCCAGGCGGATTAATTCCGAACATCATTGATAAACCAGTAACCGCATTTATATTTTTTATTTTATTATTGGCAATAAAAAAATTTCATTTTTCCATTATAAGCATTAGCATTTTAACGGCTCTTGGAACAATTATTTCCGGAATTATCTTTTTATCATCCGCTTACTTTATTGTTGGATTGCCTGGAGCATTCACAGCGTTATTTGCAGCAGTAGTTTTACCAGCGGCACTTGTCAATACAATTGTCATGTTAATTCTTTACCCAATCGCTATTTCAATATTTAAACGTACAAAGCTTGCTGAACAAACAAAATAA
- the serC gene encoding phosphoserine transaminase, translated as MKRALNFNAGPASLPQPVLEKAQKTWMNYNGTGMAVMELSHRSKEFEQINNNAQLLLRRLMNISDDYEVLFLQGGASLQFSMVPMNLLEKGKTAYYVLTGSWSEKALKEAKKHGKTKILASTKEDNYRSIPKLENIQFTEEAAYLHLTSNNTIYGTEWSEYPKLTNVPLIADMSSDILSKHINVSNFGLIYAGAQKKLGPSGVTVVIIRKDLLERSQDSLPTMLNYRTHAKSKSLYNTPPTLAIYLLMLVLEWMESEGGIKVLEERNNEKTAILYKAIEESNGFYNPHAVLDSRSKMNVTFTLNNDEMTAAFLSAAKEAGFIGLNGHRSIGGCRASIYNAVPVEHVIQLTEFMKKFQKNYR; from the coding sequence ATGAAACGAGCGTTAAACTTTAATGCGGGACCTGCATCTCTTCCACAGCCTGTATTAGAAAAAGCACAAAAAACTTGGATGAATTACAACGGTACTGGAATGGCCGTTATGGAATTAAGCCACCGCAGTAAAGAGTTTGAACAAATAAATAACAATGCACAATTACTTTTACGTCGGTTAATGAATATTTCCGATGATTATGAAGTATTGTTTTTACAAGGCGGAGCGAGTTTGCAATTTTCAATGGTACCAATGAACTTACTTGAAAAAGGAAAAACAGCTTATTACGTACTAACTGGTTCCTGGTCTGAAAAAGCATTAAAAGAAGCAAAGAAACATGGAAAGACAAAAATTCTTGCTTCAACGAAAGAAGACAACTACCGTTCCATCCCTAAACTTGAAAATATTCAATTTACTGAGGAAGCCGCATATCTACATCTCACTAGTAACAATACAATTTATGGAACGGAATGGAGTGAATACCCTAAGTTAACAAATGTACCGTTAATTGCTGATATGTCTAGTGATATATTAAGCAAACATATAAACGTATCGAATTTTGGACTTATTTACGCAGGTGCTCAAAAAAAACTTGGTCCCTCGGGAGTTACTGTCGTAATCATTCGAAAAGATTTACTTGAACGATCCCAAGATAGCCTACCGACGATGTTAAATTACCGAACACATGCAAAAAGCAAATCTCTTTATAATACTCCGCCAACATTGGCAATTTATTTACTTATGCTCGTTCTTGAATGGATGGAATCAGAAGGTGGCATAAAAGTACTTGAAGAAAGAAACAATGAAAAAACAGCCATCTTATATAAAGCAATCGAAGAAAGCAACGGCTTTTACAACCCACATGCGGTGTTAGATAGTCGATCAAAAATGAATGTAACTTTTACTCTTAATAATGATGAAATGACTGCCGCTTTTCTTTCCGCAGCAAAAGAAGCCGGCTTTATCGGCTTAAATGGCCACCGCTCAATTGGCGGCTGTCGTGCCTCTATTTACAATGCTGTTCCAGTTGAGCACGTCATTCAGCTTACTGAATTTATGAAGAAGTTTCAAAAGAACTACAGGTAA
- a CDS encoding HIT family protein has protein sequence MTNCIFCDIVNGRIPAAKVYENEHVLAFLDISQVTKGHTLVIPKIHKENIYELSPNIASHLFESVPSIANAIKAEFNPIGLNLLNNNGEQAGQSVFHFHLHLIPRYGKGDGFGAVWKTHNSAYTNDDLQKIASNINKHIIF, from the coding sequence TTGACGAATTGCATTTTTTGCGACATTGTAAATGGCCGTATTCCGGCTGCAAAAGTGTATGAAAATGAGCATGTACTTGCTTTCCTTGATATAAGTCAAGTGACAAAAGGCCATACACTTGTTATTCCAAAAATACATAAAGAAAATATTTATGAGTTATCACCGAATATCGCAAGTCATTTATTTGAATCTGTACCATCTATTGCCAATGCAATTAAAGCTGAATTTAATCCAATTGGACTAAACTTATTAAATAATAATGGTGAACAAGCAGGACAATCAGTTTTTCATTTTCACTTACATTTAATCCCTCGTTACGGTAAAGGAGACGGGTTTGGTGCCGTTTGGAAAACCCATAATAGCGCTTATACAAATGATGATTTACAAAAAATCGCATCTAATATAAACAAGCATATCATTTTTTAG
- a CDS encoding ABC transporter ATP-binding protein gives MALLEINNITGGYTRNPVLKNVSFQVNEGEIVGLIGLNGAGKSTTIKHVIGLMEPKGGEITINGDSFQSDKDKYRKQFTFVPETPILYDELTLEEHLKLTAMAYGLNENTFQSRVDHLLHEFRMEKRLSWFPAHFSKGMKQKVMIMCAFLVQPSLYIVDEPFVGLDPLGIQSLLDLMKKMKEAGSGILMSTHILSTAERYCDQFVILHNGEVRAKGTLQNLREQFSMPSATLDDLYIQLTKEEDYV, from the coding sequence ATGGCGTTATTAGAAATAAATAATATAACAGGAGGGTATACGAGGAATCCGGTCTTAAAGAACGTATCCTTTCAAGTAAATGAAGGAGAGATTGTTGGATTAATCGGTTTAAACGGTGCAGGAAAAAGCACAACGATCAAGCATGTAATCGGTTTGATGGAACCAAAAGGCGGAGAGATCACAATTAATGGAGATTCCTTTCAATCTGACAAAGACAAGTATAGAAAACAATTTACATTTGTTCCGGAGACACCGATTCTTTATGATGAATTGACGCTTGAAGAGCATTTAAAACTAACCGCAATGGCTTACGGACTTAACGAAAACACCTTTCAGTCGAGAGTGGATCATCTTTTACACGAATTTCGAATGGAGAAACGTTTAAGTTGGTTTCCTGCTCATTTCTCGAAAGGAATGAAGCAAAAGGTTATGATTATGTGTGCTTTCTTAGTTCAACCTTCTTTGTATATTGTTGATGAACCTTTTGTTGGCCTTGATCCTCTTGGAATACAATCGTTGCTTGATTTAATGAAAAAAATGAAGGAAGCTGGTTCGGGCATTTTAATGTCAACCCATATATTGTCAACAGCCGAGCGTTATTGTGATCAGTTTGTTATTTTACATAATGGTGAAGTGAGAGCCAAAGGAACGTTGCAAAATTTACGTGAGCAATTCTCAATGCCAAGTGCAACTCTAGACGATTTATATATTCAATTGACAAAGGAAGAAGATTATGTTTGA
- a CDS encoding ABC transporter permease: MFDEKILWKKRFGENSKEMGRYLRYILNGHLVIVMFFLLGTGAYYYQQWLETLSSQFPVELIMAGTLAVFLTYSPIYTFLIEPDQIFFLPLETKLSSYFQRSAIVSILFQSYILLFILAALMPMYVQVKGGSFKVFFIFLLFLIGMKALNIAVRMKILYYIEAYVHTSDMLVRFSINALFLYLLFVQASFAYLLILVGVFVLLYIYFSKRTETRGIKWESLIRQEEKRMTSFYRLANLFTDVPHLKERIKRRKWLDWLLYLISYRQDQTFAHLYTRTFLRAGDYFGLFIRLTIIGGAGLYFISFGIGQLFITLLFLYLTGFQLIPLKHHHQNKLWITLYPVSETVKGRTFNKLLFMILLIQSSLFTLVILSKGDWLIALMTFVASILFIVLFVFYYVTKKFHFES, from the coding sequence ATGTTTGATGAAAAGATACTATGGAAGAAGCGGTTTGGGGAAAATAGTAAAGAAATGGGGCGTTATCTTCGCTATATTTTAAACGGTCATTTAGTAATTGTCATGTTCTTTCTTCTCGGAACAGGAGCGTACTATTATCAACAATGGCTTGAGACGCTTTCGTCTCAATTTCCTGTTGAATTAATTATGGCTGGAACCCTTGCTGTTTTTTTAACATATAGTCCTATTTATACATTTTTAATCGAACCTGATCAAATTTTTTTTCTTCCTTTAGAAACAAAATTATCGAGTTATTTTCAGCGATCAGCAATTGTTAGTATTCTTTTTCAATCGTATATTTTGTTATTCATTTTAGCAGCATTAATGCCGATGTATGTTCAAGTTAAGGGTGGTAGTTTCAAGGTTTTTTTTATTTTCCTGCTCTTTTTAATTGGAATGAAAGCATTAAATATCGCTGTAAGAATGAAAATTCTGTACTATATCGAAGCGTATGTCCATACTAGCGATATGCTAGTACGCTTTAGTATTAATGCTTTATTCCTTTATCTTCTATTTGTACAGGCAAGCTTCGCTTATTTACTTATATTGGTAGGGGTCTTCGTCTTATTGTATATTTATTTTTCGAAAAGGACAGAAACAAGAGGGATAAAGTGGGAATCGTTAATTCGTCAAGAGGAAAAAAGAATGACTTCCTTTTATCGGCTTGCGAATTTATTTACTGATGTACCGCATTTAAAGGAACGAATTAAAAGACGAAAATGGCTTGATTGGCTGCTTTACTTAATTTCCTATCGACAGGATCAAACATTTGCCCATTTATATACAAGAACATTTTTAAGAGCAGGTGATTATTTCGGCTTGTTTATCCGTTTAACGATTATTGGCGGGGCAGGACTTTATTTTATTTCGTTTGGAATTGGTCAACTGTTTATTACGTTGTTATTTTTATATTTAACAGGATTCCAATTAATTCCTCTTAAACATCATCATCAAAATAAATTATGGATTACACTGTATCCTGTTTCTGAAACAGTAAAAGGAAGAACGTTCAATAAATTACTTTTTATGATTTTGCTTATCCAGTCAAGTTTATTTACACTCGTCATTTTAAGTAAAGGAGATTGGCTGATTGCATTGATGACATTTGTAGCTTCAATTTTGTTTATTGTTCTATTTGTTTTTTATTATGTAACAAAGAAATTTCACTTCGAAAGCTAG